In a genomic window of Parafrankia discariae:
- a CDS encoding DUF5999 family protein, with product MHQGSVFNQAPAVPAPTREAEPSGDPASASSLTRRKCQHSPPCPAADSADHDAARVTSRHCDQGWSLLCNGVILFEDTGEILPTGRTVEPRRPLPRPGCVPRPPAPRRGALAAPTPV from the coding sequence GTGCACCAAGGAAGTGTTTTCAACCAGGCCCCGGCCGTGCCGGCGCCCACCAGGGAGGCGGAGCCGTCCGGCGACCCCGCCTCCGCCTCCTCCCTCACGCGGCGGAAATGCCAGCACAGTCCGCCCTGCCCGGCCGCCGACAGCGCCGACCACGACGCGGCGAGAGTCACCAGCAGGCACTGTGACCAGGGCTGGAGCCTGCTCTGCAACGGGGTGATCCTCTTCGAGGACACGGGGGAGATCCTGCCCACCGGTCGCACCGTGGAGCCGCGACGCCCGTTGCCGAGGCCCGGGTGCGTACCCCGGCCTCCCGCGCCGCGTCGTGGGGCGCTCGCCGCGCCGACACCGGTCTGA
- a CDS encoding lycopene cyclase domain-containing protein has product MSYTALAVVGVAVTVLLDLRILRTRLLTRRLFWTAYAIIVFFQLVTNGILTGFDIVVYDPDAIAGPRLVFAPVEDLLFGFALVTQTLVWWVWWGIRHGNE; this is encoded by the coding sequence ATGAGCTACACCGCGCTGGCCGTCGTGGGCGTCGCCGTGACCGTTCTGCTGGATCTGCGGATCCTGCGCACCCGGCTGCTCACCCGCCGGCTGTTCTGGACGGCCTACGCGATCATCGTCTTCTTCCAGCTCGTCACGAACGGCATCCTGACCGGCTTCGACATCGTCGTGTACGACCCGGACGCGATCGCCGGCCCCCGGCTGGTGTTCGCGCCGGTCGAGGACCTGCTGTTCGGGTTCGCGTTGGTCACCCAGACGCTGGTGTGGTGGGTGTGGTGGGGAATTCGTCACGGAAACGAGTGA
- a CDS encoding HAD family hydrolase, which translates to MALPPAPVPVQAVIFDLDGVLIDSEQVWDEVRRAFVTERGGRWAADSTARMMGMSTAEWSGHLVELGAGDSAEEIAAEVRRRVAERYGDAPPLLPGAVATVRALARRWPLAVASSSPRTLIELVLDRAGLAGEFRQVVSSEEVARGKPAPDVYLEAVRRLRVPPGAAAGVVVAVEDSANGLRAASAAGLAVVAVPNEHFPPGPDALALASARVDAIAGLTAEIVLAAAEDHVTRG; encoded by the coding sequence GTGGCTCTCCCTCCCGCACCCGTCCCCGTCCAGGCCGTCATCTTCGATCTCGACGGTGTACTGATCGATTCCGAGCAGGTGTGGGACGAGGTCCGGCGGGCCTTCGTGACCGAGCGTGGGGGCCGCTGGGCGGCCGACAGCACCGCCCGGATGATGGGGATGTCCACCGCGGAGTGGTCCGGTCACCTGGTCGAGCTGGGTGCCGGTGACAGCGCTGAGGAGATCGCGGCCGAGGTACGCCGGCGGGTCGCGGAACGCTACGGTGACGCGCCGCCGCTGCTTCCGGGCGCCGTGGCGACGGTGCGGGCACTCGCGCGGCGCTGGCCGCTGGCCGTGGCGAGCTCGTCCCCGCGGACGCTCATCGAGCTGGTGCTGGACCGGGCCGGGCTGGCGGGGGAGTTCCGCCAGGTCGTCTCCTCCGAAGAGGTCGCCCGGGGCAAACCCGCGCCCGACGTGTACCTGGAAGCCGTCCGCCGACTGCGGGTGCCGCCCGGCGCGGCGGCCGGTGTGGTGGTCGCCGTCGAGGATTCGGCGAACGGGCTGCGGGCGGCCTCGGCCGCGGGCCTGGCCGTCGTGGCCGTCCCGAACGAGCACTTCCCACCCGGTCCGGACGCGCTGGCGTTGGCGTCGGCGCGCGTGGACGCGATCGCGGGGCTCACCGCCGAGATCGTCCTCGCCGCCGCGGAGGACCACGTGACCCGCGGCTGA
- the thiS gene encoding sulfur carrier protein ThiS — protein sequence MADRPNRAELDPSPGPAAVSTAPAGGPGGARIVVNGQPREVPAGLALPDLLVQLGLRPGSVVVELRGTALTPSEMPAVQLADGDTLEIVRAVAGG from the coding sequence ATGGCCGATCGTCCGAACCGGGCGGAGCTCGATCCGTCCCCGGGACCCGCAGCCGTCAGCACCGCCCCGGCCGGTGGCCCGGGCGGTGCGCGCATCGTCGTCAACGGGCAGCCGCGGGAGGTGCCCGCCGGGCTGGCCCTGCCGGACCTGCTCGTCCAGCTCGGGCTGCGGCCCGGCTCGGTGGTCGTGGAGCTGCGCGGCACCGCGCTCACTCCCTCGGAGATGCCCGCGGTCCAGCTGGCCGACGGCGACACCCTGGAGATCGTCCGTGCCGTCGCCGGGGGCTGA
- a CDS encoding lycopene cyclase domain-containing protein: MSGLGHFGGPGHFGGLGHFSYLAVLLGCLVATAPLEILLRTRVYARPRRLLLSVAPVLVVFVGWDLYAIARGHWAFDPRRTTGVLLPGGLPLDEVLFFVAVPVCAVLALEAVRAVTGWHAGDERPEDGRPKDGRPEDGRPDGGRPGDASVDGEPADGARGPG; the protein is encoded by the coding sequence GTGAGCGGCCTCGGTCACTTCGGCGGGCCCGGTCACTTCGGCGGCCTGGGCCACTTCAGCTACCTGGCGGTGCTGCTGGGGTGCCTGGTGGCCACGGCGCCGCTGGAGATCCTGCTGCGGACGCGGGTGTACGCGCGCCCCCGCCGGCTGCTGCTGTCGGTGGCGCCGGTGCTGGTCGTCTTCGTCGGCTGGGACCTGTACGCGATCGCCCGCGGCCACTGGGCGTTCGACCCGCGGCGCACCACCGGGGTGCTGCTGCCCGGCGGCCTCCCGCTCGACGAGGTCCTGTTCTTCGTCGCGGTGCCGGTGTGCGCCGTGCTCGCGCTGGAGGCCGTGCGCGCCGTGACCGGCTGGCACGCGGGCGACGAGCGCCCGGAGGACGGGCGCCCGAAGGACGGGCGGCCGGAGGACGGGCGGCCGGACGGCGGGCGTCCAGGCGACGCGTCGGTGGACGGCGAGCCGGCGGACGGGGCCCGTGGGCCGGGATGA
- a CDS encoding Rv2175c family DNA-binding protein → MDWLNVPDVAESLGVPVTRVRQMVRDRTLLARRVDGVLKVPAAFIQDGAVVKGLPGLLTLLFDAGYDDDEALDWLFREDPSLPGTPVAALAENRGKEVRRRAQALGF, encoded by the coding sequence ATGGATTGGCTGAACGTGCCCGACGTGGCCGAGAGTCTGGGAGTGCCCGTCACCCGGGTGCGCCAGATGGTGCGTGACCGCACCCTTCTGGCCCGGCGGGTGGACGGCGTGCTCAAGGTGCCCGCGGCGTTCATCCAGGACGGCGCGGTGGTCAAGGGCCTGCCCGGACTGCTCACGCTGCTCTTCGACGCCGGCTACGACGACGACGAGGCCCTCGACTGGCTGTTCCGGGAGGATCCGAGCCTGCCGGGCACCCCGGTCGCGGCGCTGGCCGAGAACCGCGGCAAAGAAGTGAGGCGGCGCGCGCAGGCGCTGGGGTTCTGA
- a CDS encoding TerD family protein, which yields MSSVSLSKGGNVSLSKVAPNLTAVTVGLGWQVRQTTGAPYDLDASAIVVGDSGRVLSDSHFVFFNNLVSPDGAVTHLGDNLVGGGGGDDEQITVDLRILSPQASKVVFAVSIYDADARRQTFGQVRDAFIRVADATTGAEVARYDLTEDASTETAMIFGELYRYGAEWKFRAVGQGYASGLRGIALDFGVNVS from the coding sequence ATGTCCTCGGTGTCGCTGTCCAAAGGCGGGAACGTCTCGCTCAGCAAGGTCGCGCCCAACCTGACGGCGGTGACCGTCGGCCTCGGCTGGCAGGTCCGTCAGACCACCGGCGCGCCGTACGACCTCGATGCCTCGGCGATCGTCGTGGGTGACTCAGGCCGTGTGCTGTCGGACAGCCACTTCGTGTTCTTCAACAACCTGGTCAGCCCGGACGGCGCCGTGACCCACCTGGGGGACAACCTCGTGGGCGGCGGCGGGGGCGACGACGAGCAGATCACCGTCGATCTCCGGATCCTCTCCCCGCAGGCCAGCAAGGTGGTCTTCGCGGTGTCGATCTACGACGCGGACGCCCGGCGGCAGACCTTCGGTCAGGTCCGCGATGCCTTCATCCGGGTGGCGGACGCGACGACCGGCGCCGAGGTCGCCCGGTACGACCTCACCGAGGACGCCTCGACCGAGACCGCGATGATCTTCGGTGAGCTCTACCGCTACGGCGCCGAGTGGAAGTTCCGGGCCGTCGGGCAGGGCTACGCGTCGGGCCTGCGCGGCATCGCGCTCGACTTCGGCGTCAACGTCTCCTAG
- the aceE gene encoding pyruvate dehydrogenase (acetyl-transferring), homodimeric type yields MAQDTTRKFSVITDGLPSQLPDIDPSETSEWLESLDAVIEESGRGRARFLMLKLLERAREKAVGVPGLTSTDFINTIPPEQEPWFPGDEHVERRIRAYIRWNAAIMVSRANRPEYNVGGHIATYASSASLYEVGFNHFFRGKDHLTSSPGSDSGDQIFIQGHASPGIYARAFLEGRLTEAQLDAFRREGEPGGLSSYPHPRLMPDFWEFPTVSMGLGPIDAIYQARFNRYLLNRQIKDTSRSKVWAFLGDGEMDEPESIGALGVAAREELDNLIFVVNCNLQRLDGPVRGNGKIMQELESLFRGAGWNVIKVVWGRDWDPLLAKDTDGVLVHRMNTTPDGQFQTYSTSSGDYIREHFFGADARLRRMVADLADEDLSKLSRGGHDYRKLYAAYKAATEHTGQPTVILAHTIKGWTLGKDFEGRNATHQMKKLTKTELKELRDRLYLEIPDSALDGNLPPYYRPGPDSEEIQYMRERRAGLGGSIPRRVVRARTLTQPPKSIFDDLRKGSGKQPVATTMAFVRLLKDLMKTKEMGARFVPVIPDEARTFGMDAMFPTAKIYSPHGQRYEAVDRELLLSYRESESGQMLHEGISEAGSMGSVIAAATAYSTHGQHMIPVYVFYSMFGFQRTGDQMWALGDQLGRAFLLGATAGRTTLNGEGLQHQDGHSLLLASTNPACVSYDPAFAFEISHIVRDALDRMYGERNENVFYYLTVYNEPVPQPAEPAGVDPAQIIAGMYRFRTADALTGGEGASAGPVEGGAAGGSTTAQAQLLASGTGMRWALAAQEMLAADYGIAADVWSVTSWNELRREALVCERRNLLNPEQPPAVPYVSQILDGAPGPVVAVSDWMRAVPDQISRWVPQQYTSLGTDGFGRSDTRAALRRHFNVDAESVVVATLEALARTGDVEQATVDDAIRRYGLRKDGVGEAALGTGAEERDDQPVSG; encoded by the coding sequence GTGGCGCAGGACACAACGCGGAAGTTCTCGGTCATCACCGACGGGCTCCCGAGCCAGTTGCCGGACATCGATCCGTCCGAAACCAGCGAATGGCTCGAGTCGCTCGACGCGGTGATCGAGGAGTCCGGGCGAGGCCGGGCACGGTTCCTCATGCTCAAACTCCTCGAGCGAGCGCGTGAGAAGGCCGTCGGGGTACCGGGCCTGACCAGCACCGACTTCATCAACACGATCCCCCCCGAGCAGGAACCCTGGTTCCCGGGGGACGAGCACGTCGAACGGCGGATCCGGGCTTATATCCGGTGGAACGCCGCCATCATGGTCAGCCGTGCGAACCGTCCCGAATACAATGTCGGTGGCCATATCGCCACATATGCCTCAAGTGCCAGCCTGTACGAGGTCGGCTTCAATCATTTCTTCCGGGGCAAGGACCATCTGACGTCCTCCCCCGGCAGCGATTCCGGGGACCAGATCTTCATCCAGGGGCACGCCTCCCCCGGCATCTACGCCCGCGCGTTCCTCGAGGGCCGTCTCACCGAGGCGCAGCTGGACGCGTTCCGCCGGGAGGGTGAGCCGGGCGGCCTGTCCTCCTACCCGCACCCGCGGCTGATGCCGGACTTCTGGGAGTTCCCGACGGTGTCGATGGGCCTCGGCCCGATCGACGCCATCTACCAGGCCCGGTTCAACCGCTACCTGCTCAACCGCCAGATCAAGGACACCTCGCGCAGCAAGGTGTGGGCCTTCCTCGGCGACGGCGAGATGGACGAGCCGGAGTCGATCGGCGCGCTCGGGGTCGCCGCCCGCGAGGAGCTGGACAACCTCATCTTCGTGGTGAACTGCAACCTGCAGCGCCTCGACGGTCCGGTCCGCGGCAACGGCAAGATCATGCAGGAGCTGGAGTCGCTGTTCCGCGGCGCCGGCTGGAACGTCATCAAGGTCGTCTGGGGCCGCGACTGGGACCCGCTGCTGGCCAAGGACACCGACGGCGTCCTCGTGCACCGGATGAACACCACGCCCGACGGCCAGTTCCAGACCTACTCGACCTCGTCGGGCGACTACATCCGGGAGCACTTCTTCGGCGCCGACGCCCGGCTGCGCCGGATGGTCGCCGACCTGGCCGACGAGGACCTGAGCAAGCTCTCCCGCGGCGGGCACGACTACCGCAAGCTGTACGCGGCCTACAAGGCGGCCACGGAGCACACCGGCCAGCCGACCGTGATCCTCGCCCACACCATCAAGGGCTGGACGCTGGGCAAGGACTTCGAGGGCCGCAACGCCACGCACCAGATGAAGAAGCTCACCAAGACCGAGCTCAAGGAGCTGCGCGACCGGCTCTACCTGGAGATCCCCGACTCGGCCCTGGACGGCAACCTCCCGCCGTACTACCGCCCGGGCCCGGACTCCGAGGAGATCCAGTACATGCGGGAGCGCCGGGCGGGGCTCGGCGGGTCGATCCCGCGCCGCGTGGTGCGGGCCCGCACCCTCACCCAGCCGCCGAAGTCCATCTTCGACGACCTGCGGAAGGGCTCCGGCAAGCAGCCGGTGGCGACGACGATGGCCTTCGTCCGGCTACTCAAGGACCTGATGAAGACCAAGGAGATGGGTGCCCGGTTCGTGCCCGTCATCCCGGACGAGGCGCGCACGTTCGGGATGGACGCGATGTTCCCGACGGCGAAGATCTACTCGCCGCACGGGCAGCGCTACGAGGCCGTCGACCGGGAGCTGCTGCTCTCCTACCGGGAGTCCGAGTCCGGCCAGATGCTGCACGAGGGCATCAGCGAGGCCGGCTCGATGGGTTCGGTGATCGCCGCCGCCACGGCGTACTCCACCCACGGCCAGCACATGATCCCGGTGTACGTCTTCTACTCGATGTTCGGCTTCCAGCGGACCGGCGACCAGATGTGGGCGCTCGGTGACCAGCTCGGCCGGGCCTTCCTGCTCGGCGCCACCGCGGGGCGCACGACCCTGAACGGCGAGGGCCTGCAGCACCAGGACGGCCACTCGCTGCTGCTGGCGTCCACGAACCCGGCGTGCGTGTCGTACGACCCGGCGTTCGCGTTCGAGATCTCCCACATCGTCCGCGACGCGCTCGACCGGATGTACGGCGAGCGGAACGAGAACGTCTTCTACTACCTGACCGTCTACAACGAGCCGGTCCCGCAGCCGGCCGAGCCGGCCGGGGTCGACCCGGCCCAGATCATCGCCGGCATGTACCGGTTCCGCACCGCCGACGCGCTCACCGGCGGCGAGGGGGCGTCCGCCGGGCCGGTCGAGGGTGGGGCAGCCGGAGGCTCCACCACGGCGCAGGCGCAGCTGCTGGCCAGCGGCACGGGCATGCGCTGGGCGCTGGCCGCCCAGGAGATGCTGGCGGCCGACTACGGCATCGCCGCCGACGTGTGGTCGGTGACCTCGTGGAACGAGCTGCGCCGGGAGGCGCTCGTCTGCGAGCGGCGCAACCTGCTCAACCCGGAGCAGCCGCCGGCCGTGCCCTACGTCAGCCAGATCCTGGACGGCGCGCCGGGCCCGGTCGTCGCGGTCTCGGACTGGATGCGCGCCGTCCCCGACCAGATCTCACGGTGGGTGCCGCAGCAGTACACCTCGCTGGGCACCGACGGCTTCGGCCGTTCCGACACCCGGGCCGCCCTGCGGCGCCACTTCAACGTCGACGCCGAGTCGGTGGTCGTGGCGACCCTGGAGGCACTGGCCCGAACGGGTGATGTCGAGCAGGCCACCGTGGACGACGCCATCCGCCGGTACGGGCTGCGCAAGGACGGCGTCGGCGAGGCCGCTCTCGGCACCGGTGCCGAGGAGCGGGACGACCAGCCGGTCTCCGGCTGA
- a CDS encoding CoA-binding protein — protein sequence MTENTDAVKRRVLADTGVWAVVGLSENTSRAAYGVAEYLRRHGKRTIPVHPSAPVIAGEQGYATLGEIPFPVDVVDLFVRSDLVGEVIDEAVKIGAGAIWTQLDVRDEAAQARARDAGLDVVVDACPRIDGPRLLGWR from the coding sequence ATGACGGAGAACACGGATGCGGTCAAGCGCAGGGTCCTCGCCGACACCGGGGTCTGGGCGGTCGTCGGGCTGTCCGAGAACACCTCGCGCGCGGCCTACGGGGTCGCCGAGTACCTGCGCAGGCACGGGAAGCGGACGATCCCGGTGCACCCCTCGGCGCCGGTGATCGCCGGCGAGCAGGGCTACGCGACGCTCGGCGAGATCCCGTTCCCGGTCGACGTGGTGGATCTCTTCGTGCGGTCCGACCTGGTGGGCGAGGTCATCGACGAGGCGGTGAAGATCGGCGCCGGCGCGATCTGGACGCAGCTTGACGTTCGGGACGAGGCCGCGCAGGCCCGCGCCCGCGACGCCGGGCTCGACGTGGTCGTGGACGCCTGCCCCCGCATCGACGGGCCCCGCCTGCTCGGCTGGCGCTGA
- a CDS encoding thiamine phosphate synthase: MRACRLARLLDARLYLCTARRGDEGSFLEEVLGGPGVPAVDLVQLREKGLEWREELAGLARMREAAARVGALVSANDRADVAAFAGVDILHVGQDDIPPRLARTIVGPDVLIGLSTHDPEQFLVALADPDVDYVCVGPVHATPTKEGRPPVGMGLPRLAARHAPPFEPGAKPWFVTGGVDARTLDAVLETGARRVVVVRGITEAADPGTAATALAERLRSA; encoded by the coding sequence TTGCGCGCGTGTCGGCTGGCCCGTCTCCTCGACGCCCGCCTCTACCTGTGCACCGCCCGTCGTGGTGACGAGGGAAGCTTCCTCGAGGAGGTGCTCGGTGGTCCGGGCGTGCCCGCCGTCGACCTCGTCCAGCTTCGGGAGAAGGGGCTGGAGTGGCGCGAGGAGCTCGCCGGGCTGGCCCGGATGCGGGAGGCCGCGGCCCGGGTCGGCGCTCTGGTCAGCGCCAACGACCGGGCCGACGTCGCCGCCTTCGCGGGGGTCGACATCCTGCACGTGGGGCAGGACGACATCCCGCCGCGGCTGGCGCGGACCATCGTCGGGCCGGACGTGCTGATCGGGCTGTCCACGCACGACCCCGAGCAGTTCCTGGTCGCGCTCGCCGACCCGGACGTCGACTACGTGTGCGTCGGCCCGGTGCACGCCACGCCGACCAAGGAGGGCCGCCCGCCGGTCGGGATGGGCCTGCCGCGGCTCGCCGCGCGGCACGCCCCGCCGTTCGAGCCGGGGGCCAAGCCCTGGTTCGTCACCGGCGGCGTGGACGCGCGGACTCTCGACGCCGTCCTGGAGACCGGGGCGCGCCGGGTCGTCGTGGTGCGGGGCATCACCGAGGCCGCCGATCCGGGAACCGCCGCCACCGCGCTCGCCGAACGCCTGCGCTCGGCCTGA
- a CDS encoding type II toxin-antitoxin system RelE family toxin, translated as MSDKHEVTLSPSAERDLAKLPELLSAEVRRFLDGPLRNDPRKAGTPLAGESQVGMFEATGRGWRVLYRVDANTRTVRVMIVGRRQTPSRLPF; from the coding sequence ATGAGCGACAAGCACGAGGTGACGCTGTCCCCCTCGGCGGAGCGGGACCTGGCGAAGCTGCCCGAGCTGCTCAGCGCCGAGGTACGCCGGTTCCTGGACGGGCCGCTGCGCAACGATCCCCGCAAGGCGGGTACGCCGCTCGCCGGCGAGAGCCAGGTGGGCATGTTCGAGGCGACCGGGCGCGGCTGGCGGGTGCTGTACCGGGTCGACGCGAACACCCGGACGGTCCGGGTGATGATCGTCGGGCGGCGGCAGACACCGTCCCGGCTGCCCTTCTGA
- a CDS encoding bifunctional phosphatase PAP2/diacylglycerol kinase family protein codes for MRRIPRPVHRSRDSARPRDSACSRDLPGGSDSSRVGDLARAGELARLLVRHDVAIGRRFVRTFITVDRAMFSAIAGARPLVDPLLPRLSHAADHGMLWWGVAGALGATKGRRRPAAMRGLLALGVASAVANGPAKLLFRRGRPPTHGIPPLRRLGRDLTTFSFPSGHSASAAAFATGVALDAPAAAVPVAALASAVAFSRVYVGAHYPGDVVAGAVLGIGAGLLTTKVMPRRPWSPARARPASAWAPALPDGTGLGVVVNARSGAGHHADLVAVLRADLPGAQVVEVGPDQDVTEALERVAAHSRVLGVAGGDGTVNAAATAALARGLPLAVFPAGTLNHFAADVGLNSAGDTVKAVREGTAVAVDVGRVDGIGAGDSRFSRIFVNTASLGGYPDMVGVRERFERRIGKWPAMILALSWVLWSDPPFDVEIDGVTRRVWLVFVGNGRYLPDGFAPTYRTRLDESLLDLRVVDATAPLARFRLVGAVLTGRLGRSRVYEQRTVERVRIASGQPSPLPFASDGEVTEGIRRIAITTSGARLVVYRPE; via the coding sequence ATGCGGCGGATTCCGCGGCCCGTCCACCGTTCCCGTGACAGCGCCCGTCCCCGTGACAGCGCCTGTTCCCGCGACCTGCCCGGTGGGAGCGATTCGTCCCGCGTCGGCGATCTGGCCCGGGCCGGTGAGCTGGCCCGTCTGCTCGTCCGGCATGACGTCGCGATCGGCCGGCGTTTCGTGCGCACCTTCATCACGGTCGACCGGGCGATGTTCTCCGCCATCGCCGGCGCCCGGCCGCTGGTGGACCCGCTGCTGCCCCGGCTCTCCCACGCGGCGGACCACGGCATGCTCTGGTGGGGGGTGGCGGGCGCGCTGGGCGCGACGAAGGGCCGGCGCCGGCCGGCGGCGATGCGCGGCCTGCTCGCCCTGGGCGTCGCCAGCGCCGTCGCCAACGGCCCGGCCAAGCTGCTGTTCCGCCGCGGCCGGCCGCCGACACACGGCATCCCGCCGCTGCGCCGGCTGGGCCGTGACCTGACGACCTTCTCGTTCCCGTCGGGCCACTCGGCGTCGGCCGCCGCCTTCGCCACCGGTGTCGCGCTCGACGCACCCGCGGCGGCCGTCCCGGTGGCGGCCCTCGCGTCCGCGGTCGCCTTCTCCCGGGTCTACGTCGGTGCCCACTACCCGGGTGACGTGGTGGCGGGTGCCGTGCTCGGCATCGGCGCCGGGCTGCTGACGACCAAGGTGATGCCGCGGCGTCCCTGGTCACCGGCGCGGGCCCGGCCGGCGTCCGCCTGGGCCCCGGCCCTGCCGGACGGGACGGGCCTCGGCGTGGTCGTCAACGCCCGCTCCGGCGCCGGTCACCACGCCGACCTCGTCGCCGTCCTGCGGGCCGACCTGCCCGGCGCGCAGGTCGTCGAGGTCGGCCCCGACCAGGACGTCACCGAGGCCCTGGAGCGCGTCGCCGCGCACAGCAGGGTCCTCGGCGTCGCCGGCGGCGACGGGACGGTCAACGCCGCGGCCACGGCCGCGCTCGCCCGGGGCCTTCCCCTCGCCGTGTTCCCGGCCGGCACCCTCAACCACTTCGCCGCCGACGTCGGCCTGAACAGCGCCGGCGACACGGTCAAGGCGGTTCGCGAGGGCACGGCCGTCGCGGTGGACGTCGGCCGGGTCGACGGCATCGGCGCGGGCGACTCCCGGTTCAGCCGGATCTTCGTGAACACCGCCAGCCTCGGCGGCTACCCGGACATGGTCGGCGTCCGGGAGCGCTTCGAGCGCCGGATCGGCAAGTGGCCGGCGATGATCCTCGCGCTGAGCTGGGTGCTGTGGAGCGACCCGCCGTTCGACGTGGAGATCGACGGCGTCACCCGACGGGTCTGGCTCGTCTTCGTCGGCAACGGCCGCTACCTGCCCGACGGGTTCGCCCCGACCTACCGGACCCGCCTCGACGAGAGCCTGCTCGACCTGCGGGTCGTCGACGCGACCGCCCCGCTGGCCCGGTTCCGGCTCGTCGGCGCGGTGCTGACCGGTCGTCTCGGCCGCTCCCGGGTCTACGAGCAGCGGACGGTGGAACGGGTGCGGATCGCCTCCGGCCAGCCCTCGCCGTTGCCGTTCGCCAGCGACGGCGAGGTGACCGAGGGGATCCGCCGGATCGCGATCACGACGAGCGGTGCCCGCCTCGTCGTGTACCGGCCCGAGTAG
- a CDS encoding glycosyltransferase family 2 protein, with protein sequence MVNDSRTTGGPPPETVGPLAVGPLAADTDRADGGDPADRLEVSVVMPCLNEAESVGVCVRKALAGLAAAGVAGEVVVVDNGSTDGSAAVAAAAGARVVAESRRGYGNAYLAGFAAAHGRFLVMGDSDDTYDFADLGALLAPLRAGRADYVLGSRFAGEILPGAMPWLHRYVGNPLLTGILNRLFDVRSSDAHSGMRAFTRDAYRRMRLRCEGMELASELVIAARRAELRIEEVPITYHPRVGASKLHSLRDGWRHLRFMLLLAPRHLFVLPGLVLFGLGTAGQLALLPGSLDVGFHRLDLHFSVLFALIALLGWQLVLLGVFADVHNHAAGWQERRRWPLTSIHRRFTLERGLAAGGLLFTVGFAIDCVILARWLANSMGPLNELRPALLAMSLMVLGAQTAFGSFFLRLVTAGPSGGHGRAGWAPSTGPAASVPASTGAGAAAPGSGSGSGIAGPSEASPPVGAAGPTAPTGTPAPDGGAGQPTRTGPESHENDEEAAFLAAPPPARGGIPAHQH encoded by the coding sequence ATGGTGAACGACTCGCGTACCACCGGCGGTCCGCCGCCGGAGACCGTCGGCCCGCTCGCCGTCGGCCCGCTCGCCGCCGACACCGACCGCGCCGACGGCGGTGATCCCGCCGACCGCCTCGAGGTCTCCGTCGTCATGCCGTGTCTGAACGAGGCGGAGTCGGTCGGCGTCTGCGTCCGCAAGGCGCTGGCCGGGCTGGCCGCCGCCGGGGTCGCGGGCGAGGTCGTCGTGGTCGACAACGGCTCGACCGACGGCTCCGCCGCGGTGGCGGCCGCGGCCGGCGCCCGGGTCGTCGCCGAGTCCCGGCGAGGCTACGGCAACGCCTACCTCGCCGGCTTCGCCGCCGCGCACGGCCGTTTCCTGGTCATGGGCGACTCCGACGACACCTACGACTTCGCCGACCTCGGCGCGCTGCTCGCCCCGCTGCGCGCCGGGCGCGCCGACTACGTGCTGGGCTCCCGCTTCGCGGGGGAGATCCTGCCCGGCGCCATGCCCTGGCTGCACCGGTACGTCGGCAACCCGCTGCTCACCGGCATCCTGAACCGCCTGTTCGACGTCCGCTCGTCCGACGCCCATTCCGGGATGCGGGCCTTCACCAGGGACGCCTACCGGCGGATGCGGCTGCGCTGCGAGGGCATGGAGCTCGCCTCCGAGCTCGTCATCGCCGCGCGCCGGGCCGAGCTGCGGATCGAGGAGGTGCCGATCACCTATCACCCGCGGGTAGGGGCGTCGAAGCTCCACTCCCTGCGGGACGGTTGGCGCCACCTGCGGTTCATGCTGCTGCTGGCGCCCAGGCACCTGTTCGTCCTGCCCGGCCTGGTCCTGTTCGGGCTGGGCACGGCCGGCCAGCTGGCGCTCCTGCCCGGTTCGCTCGACGTCGGCTTCCACCGGCTCGACCTGCACTTCTCCGTACTGTTCGCGCTGATCGCGCTCCTCGGTTGGCAGCTGGTGCTGCTCGGGGTCTTCGCCGACGTCCACAACCACGCCGCGGGGTGGCAGGAGCGCCGCCGCTGGCCGCTGACGTCGATCCACCGCCGTTTCACGCTGGAGCGGGGTCTGGCGGCCGGGGGCCTCCTGTTCACCGTCGGCTTCGCGATCGACTGCGTCATACTCGCCCGATGGCTGGCGAACTCGATGGGGCCGCTCAACGAGCTGCGTCCCGCCCTGCTCGCCATGTCGCTGATGGTCCTCGGCGCGCAGACCGCCTTCGGGTCGTTCTTCCTGCGGTTGGTGACGGCCGGGCCGAGCGGCGGCCACGGCCGGGCCGGCTGGGCGCCCTCGACCGGACCCGCCGCCTCGGTCCCAGCCTCGACCGGTGCCGGTGCCGCGGCACCGGGTTCGGGCTCGGGCTCGGGCATCGCCGGCCCGTCGGAGGCCTCCCCGCCGGTCGGGGCGGCGGGTCCGACGGCTCCGACCGGGACACCGGCGCCAGACGGAGGAGCGGGTCAGCCCACCCGTACCGGTCCGGAAAGCCATGAGAACGACGAGGAGGCGGCGTTCCTCGCCGCGCCCCCACCCGCCCGCGGGGGAATTCCCGCCCACCAGCACTGA